From Terriglobales bacterium:
TCGCCTCCGGAGACGACGTCGAAGCCCGCGCCCATCCGCGCCAGCAGGCGAAGCAGCGCCCGGCTGGGGTTGGCCTTCACCGAGTAGCAGACGGTGTGCGGCACGCCGGCAAAAGCCCGGTCGAAGGCGCGATAGCGGCTACGGATGCTGGTGGCCGAGTAGACGTACAGTGGGGTGCCGAAACGCGCGGCCAAGCGCTGTAGCGGGACGCTTTCGCAATACAAGCCGGAACTGCGGCGCAGGAAAGCGGGTGGACGAGAGAAGAGCATCGAGAGATTTGGAGATTTGGTAATGGTGTAATCGACGCTGCGCCGCGCGTCAACCCGCCCCGGAGGCGCTAAGGCGCCTACCGCACCTTGATCACTACCACGGTCTTGTCGTCGAACTGCGGCAGGTCGTGGAGGCAGTCCTCGCAGGTGGCATCGAAGATGGCCTTGACCACGTCCTGGGCCGAGCCGCGGCAAGAGGCGGCCACCACCTTTTCCAGGCGTTCACGGCCGAACTGGACGCCGTACTGGTTGCGCGAGTCGGTGACCCCGTCGCTGTAGAACACGATGACGTCGCCGGGCTCGGCCTGCAGGGTGAGCTCGTCGAACTCGGCATCGTCGAACAGGCCCAGAGGCAGCCCGGTGGCCTGCACGGTCATGGTCTGGCCGTCGCGGCAGTGGATGGGACGCGGCAGGCCGGAGTTGGCCACCTGCAGCGAGCGCTCGTGGTCGTCCCAGATGCCGAAGATGAGGGAGACGAACTGGGCGTCGACGCCGCGCTCGCGCAGCGAGAGGTTGATGGCGGAAAGCATCTCCGCGGCCGCCGGCTCGGAAGCGGCGGTAGAACGCAGCAGCCCGCTGACTAGCGCGGCGTAGAGTGCCGCGCTGGCGCCCTTACCGCTGACGTCGCCGATGGCGACGCCCACGCGGTCGAGAGAATAGTCGAGAAAGTCGAAAAGGTCCCCACCGATGGCATGGGCGGGCTCGTAGCGGGCCGCAATGTCGGCGTTGCGCAATTGCGGAAAGCCAGCCGGCAGCAGGCGGAACTGCAGTTCGCGCGCCGTGGCCAGATCGCGCTCCAGGCGCTGCTCCTCCTTTTGCAGGCGCTCGTACAGGCGCGCGTTCTGGATGGCGATGGCCAATTGTGCCGCCAGCGTGGTCATGGTGCGGGCATGGGTGTCGTTGTAGTAGCCGCGCTTGGTGTGCTCCAGGTCGAGCACGCCGATGACCTTCTCCTGATGGATGAGGGGCACGACGAGCTCGCTGCGCGTCTCCGGATTGATCTCGATGTAGCGCGGATCTTTCTTGACGTCGGGGACCACGACCGCCTGCTTGTTCTGGGCGCCGTAGCCGACCAGGCCGTCGCCGAAGTCGATCTCGGTCTTGATCTGCACCTTCTCGTTAAAGCGCACCGAGAAGCGGTGGCGCAGCTTGGTGCCGGCCTCGTCCGCCAGCAGGATGCTGAACATGTGGTACTCGACCACGCGGCGGGAGTGATCGGCGATGCGCTGCATGAGCGTATCCAGATGCAGGATGCCGGTGAGCTCGCGGCTGATCTCGTTGAGCAGTTCGAGCGTCCGCGCCTGGCGCGCCACGCGCGTGTACAGGCGGGCATTCTCGATGCCGGCTGCGATGCGCGAGGCCAGCAGCGTCAGCATGCGCTTGTGCTCGTCGGTGAAGGCGTTGGGACGGCTGGCCTGCAGGTCGAGTACGCCGATCACCTTGTCCTTGACGATCAGCGGGACGGCCAGCTCGGAGCGCACGCCTTCGTGTCCCTCCAGGTAGTAATCGACCTGGGAGACATCATTCAGCAGGATGGGCTCACGGCGCTCCACCGCCTTGCCGGTGACGCCTACTCCCACGCGCAGCCCCAGCTTCTCGACGCGGCTGACGTCGTGGCCGATCTGGAAGCGCACACGCAGCTCCTGGGTCTTCTCGTTCACCAGCAGAATGGCGAAGATCTCGAAGTCGATGACCCGGCGCACTACCTCGCCGATACGCGTGAGCAGCGTATCCACGTCGAGCGTGGTGTTCATGGCCTCCGAGACGTCCAGCAGGAACGACTCCAGCTTGCGCGGAGCCTCGGCTTCCGACGTGGCAACAGGATTCATGGCGACAGCTAATCATAACAGTAGATGCTCGAGGGCTGCGGAGCGCTCCAGGCAGGAGAAAGCGGGCTGTGCAGCGATTCGCCCAAGCCAAAGGCAGCCGATCTCAGGAGGGAAGAGAAGAGCCGTGAAACTCGCACCCAATGGCGACGGCGGCTTGAGCGCGCCCGCCAGCACCACTGGTTCGCCGGCGCGATTACCGGGCGCTTGGCGTCGGCAACTGCATTTGCCGCGCGCGAAATCGAGCGACTAGAATGTTCGCGCGGGAGGGACTCATGCTTCCGGAATTCAATGCGATATGCGATGAAGCCAAGAAACAGATCCGGGAAATCGATTCCGCCGAGCTGCGAGGGATGCTCAAGGCCGGTGAAGACTTCACCCTGATCGACGTGCGCGAGCGCGAGGAGCAGGCCAAGGGGATGATCCAGGGAGCGGTGGCGATGCCACGGGGCATCGTGGAGCGTGACATCGACCAGGTCACGCTCGACCGCGACCGCAAGATCGTGCTCTATTGCGCGGGCGGCAACCGCTCCGCACTGGCCGCGCTCAACCTGAAGAAGATGGGCTACCGCAACGTCATCTCGCTGATCGGCGGATGGCGGGCGTGGATCGCGGGCGGCAAGCCGTGAACCTTCGCGGCGTCAAGCTCACCTGGCTGGGCCACTCGACCTTCCGCGTGGAAACGCCCGAAGGACGCGTATTGCTGATCGATCCCTGGGTGATGGGGAATCCGGCCTGCCCGGTGGAGCAGCAGGACGTGGGCAAGGTGGACGCGCTGCTGTGCACGCACGGCCACGGCGACCACATCGGCGACGCGGTGGAGATCGCCAAGCGCTCGAACCCGGTGGTGGTGGGCGTGTACGAACTCTGCCTGTGGATGCAGTCCAAGGGCGTCCAGCAGGTGTCGCCCATGAACAAGGGCGGCTCGCAGACAGTGGCGAACGTGCGCGTGACCATGGTGCACGCCGACCATTCCTGCGGCATCGAGGACGACGGCAAGGTGATCTATGGCGGCGAAGCCTGTGGCTACGTGCTCAGCTTCGAGGGCGGCCT
This genomic window contains:
- a CDS encoding GAF domain-containing protein; protein product: MNPVATSEAEAPRKLESFLLDVSEAMNTTLDVDTLLTRIGEVVRRVIDFEIFAILLVNEKTQELRVRFQIGHDVSRVEKLGLRVGVGVTGKAVERREPILLNDVSQVDYYLEGHEGVRSELAVPLIVKDKVIGVLDLQASRPNAFTDEHKRMLTLLASRIAAGIENARLYTRVARQARTLELLNEISRELTGILHLDTLMQRIADHSRRVVEYHMFSILLADEAGTKLRHRFSVRFNEKVQIKTEIDFGDGLVGYGAQNKQAVVVPDVKKDPRYIEINPETRSELVVPLIHQEKVIGVLDLEHTKRGYYNDTHARTMTTLAAQLAIAIQNARLYERLQKEEQRLERDLATARELQFRLLPAGFPQLRNADIAARYEPAHAIGGDLFDFLDYSLDRVGVAIGDVSGKGASAALYAALVSGLLRSTAASEPAAAEMLSAINLSLRERGVDAQFVSLIFGIWDDHERSLQVANSGLPRPIHCRDGQTMTVQATGLPLGLFDDAEFDELTLQAEPGDVIVFYSDGVTDSRNQYGVQFGRERLEKVVAASCRGSAQDVVKAIFDATCEDCLHDLPQFDDKTVVVIKVR
- a CDS encoding rhodanese-like domain-containing protein encodes the protein MLPEFNAICDEAKKQIREIDSAELRGMLKAGEDFTLIDVREREEQAKGMIQGAVAMPRGIVERDIDQVTLDRDRKIVLYCAGGNRSALAALNLKKMGYRNVISLIGGWRAWIAGGKP
- a CDS encoding metal-dependent hydrolase, giving the protein MNLRGVKLTWLGHSTFRVETPEGRVLLIDPWVMGNPACPVEQQDVGKVDALLCTHGHGDHIGDAVEIAKRSNPVVVGVYELCLWMQSKGVQQVSPMNKGGSQTVANVRVTMVHADHSCGIEDDGKVIYGGEACGYVLSFEGGLKLYHAGDTNVFGDMHIIHELYGPELAMLPIGDLFTMSPREAAYAAQLLRPQVIIPMHFDTFPVLTGKPRDLKKLVADLGIEVIEMHPGQTLS